TATTCCGGTTAGGTTAGGGGAAGATGCTTTTATAGATGGTGTAATTTCTGACGACAAAATAAATATGCTGGTGAAAGCGATGATTTCTATGAAACATATTATAGAAATTCACAAGGTAACAGCATTTAAGGTTTGTGCAACATCGGCCATGCGCGATGCAAAAAACAGTGCGCAAATTATTGAAAGAGTAAAAAAAGAAGCCGGTTTAGATATTCAAATAATTTCCGGCGATAAAGAAGGAAAAACAATTCTGGGCATGCCACTCGATCAAATGGGATTGGAACCCAATGATTTTTATTTATATATAGATGTTGGTGGCGGAAGCACAGAACTGGCTTTTTTAGGCAGAGGGCAAATGATTGCGAATCGCTCATTTAATATTGGCACTTTACGCATTTTAAATGATCAGGTTGCAGATGGTGACTGGAGAGAAATGCTGGAGTGGATTAGACAAACAAAAAATCAAAATTTTGAATTAAGTGCTATTGGCATTGGTGGAAATATTAACCATGTAATGAAGCACTACGGTAAAACCGGAAAACC
This sequence is a window from Bacteroidota bacterium. Protein-coding genes within it:
- a CDS encoding exopolyphosphatase; translated protein: MKFAAIDIGSNAIRLLIENVYETPKGPVFHKDSLIRIPVRLGEDAFIDGVISDDKINMLVKAMISMKHIIEIHKVTAFKVCATSAMRDAKNSAQIIERVKKEAGLDIQIISGDKEGKTILGMPLDQMGLEPNDFYLYIDVGGGSTELAFLGRGQMIANRSFNIGTLRILNDQVADGDWREMLEWIRQTKNQNFELSAIGIGGNINHVMKHYGKTGKPYLSISILKRVMMYMDELSMGERVRELGLKPDRADVIVPALKIYINVMKWAGIEKIYVPKQGLSDGLISQLYQEWKG